One Paracoccaceae bacterium genomic region harbors:
- a CDS encoding aminotransferase class V-fold PLP-dependent enzyme gives MTSQNPVFIPGPTNIPDRIRKACDIQTMDHRSAAFGRIFRPAIAGVRRVLNMGPAGEVLIYPATGTAGWEAAITNTLSPGDTVLAARFGMFSHRWIDMCQRHGLDVQVIETPWGQGAPLAAIEAALKADAGHRIRAVLATHNETATGVRSDIGGIRRAMDRAGHPAMLMVDGVSSIGCMPFDMAGWGVDIAVTGSQKGFMLPAGLAILGLSPKALAAMDSATLPRTFLDFRDMMRTNAAGGYPYTPAVGLIAGLAEAIEMLEEEGLDHVFARHARLAEGVRRAIAAWGMRPCAMSPDLYSETVTAVVVPEGCNGTDLVRLAAEKYGVAFGVGLGEVAGKVFRIGHLGSLTDVMVLAGLATAEMCMADLGWPVKLGSGVAAAQEYYRGSVAEPARAAA, from the coding sequence ATGACCAGCCAGAACCCCGTCTTCATCCCCGGGCCCACCAACATTCCCGACCGCATCCGCAAGGCCTGCGACATCCAGACGATGGATCACCGGTCGGCGGCCTTCGGACGGATCTTCCGCCCGGCGATTGCCGGGGTGCGGCGGGTGCTGAACATGGGGCCGGCGGGCGAGGTGCTGATCTACCCGGCGACCGGCACCGCCGGCTGGGAGGCCGCGATCACCAACACCCTGTCGCCCGGCGACACGGTCCTTGCCGCGCGCTTCGGCATGTTCAGCCACCGCTGGATCGACATGTGCCAGCGCCACGGCCTGGACGTGCAGGTCATCGAGACGCCGTGGGGCCAGGGTGCGCCGCTCGCGGCCATCGAGGCCGCATTGAAGGCCGATGCGGGCCACCGCATCCGTGCGGTTCTGGCCACCCACAACGAGACCGCGACCGGCGTGCGGTCGGACATCGGCGGCATCCGCCGCGCGATGGACCGGGCGGGGCATCCCGCCATGCTGATGGTGGATGGCGTGTCGTCGATCGGCTGCATGCCCTTCGACATGGCCGGCTGGGGCGTCGATATCGCGGTGACCGGCAGCCAGAAGGGTTTCATGCTGCCCGCGGGGCTGGCGATCCTGGGGCTGTCGCCGAAGGCCCTGGCGGCGATGGACAGCGCCACGCTGCCGCGCACCTTCCTCGACTTCCGCGACATGATGCGCACCAACGCGGCGGGCGGCTATCCCTACACCCCGGCCGTCGGCCTGATCGCCGGTCTGGCCGAGGCGATCGAGATGCTGGAAGAGGAAGGCCTTGACCATGTGTTCGCCCGCCATGCGCGCCTTGCCGAAGGCGTGCGCCGCGCGATCGCGGCCTGGGGCATGCGGCCCTGCGCGATGTCGCCCGACCTCTATTCCGAGACGGTGACGGCCGTCGTGGTGCCCGAGGGGTGCAACGGCACCGACCTGGTCAGGCTGGCCGCCGAGAAATATGGCGTCGCCTTTGGCGTCGGCCTGGGCGAGGTGGCGGGCAAGGTGTTCCGCATCGGGCACCTGGGGTCGCTGACCGATGTCATGGTCCTGGCCGGGCTTGCCACGGCCGAGATGTGCATGGCTGACCTTGGCTGGCCGGTGAAGCTGGGATCGGGTGTCGCGGCGGCGCAGGAATACTATCGCGGATCGGTGGCCGAGCCCGCCCGCGCGGCGGCATGA
- a CDS encoding pyridoxal-phosphate dependent enzyme, which produces MKDMDGLMVPTFDDVVEAHARIRPHIHRTPVLTSSYLNALTGAELFFKCENFQKAGAFKVRGASNAVFGLRDDQLERGVATHSSGNHALSLSYAAGRRGIPCHVVMPRTAPQAKKDAVKGYGGIITECEPSTSSREAVFAEVQARTGADFVHPYNDPRVIAGQGTCSRELLEQVEGLDAVVAPIGGGGMISGTCLTLSNLAPQVRIYAAEPVNADDAARSFRAGHIIADDAPDTVADGLKVPLKELTWHFVRTHVTDVLTATEDEIVDAMKLTWKRMKIVIEASCSVPLAVILKNPEVFRGRRVGVIITGGNVDLDKLPWMK; this is translated from the coding sequence ATGAAGGATATGGACGGTCTGATGGTGCCGACGTTCGATGATGTGGTCGAGGCGCATGCGCGTATCCGGCCGCATATCCATCGCACGCCGGTCCTGACCTCGTCGTACCTGAATGCCCTGACGGGGGCGGAGCTGTTCTTCAAGTGCGAGAACTTCCAGAAGGCGGGCGCCTTCAAGGTGCGCGGGGCATCGAACGCGGTGTTCGGCCTGCGCGACGACCAGCTTGAACGCGGCGTCGCCACGCATTCCAGCGGCAACCACGCGCTGTCGCTCAGCTACGCGGCGGGGCGGCGGGGCATTCCCTGCCATGTCGTCATGCCCCGCACCGCGCCGCAGGCCAAGAAGGATGCGGTGAAAGGCTATGGCGGGATCATCACCGAATGCGAGCCCTCGACCAGCAGCCGCGAGGCGGTCTTTGCCGAGGTGCAGGCGCGCACCGGCGCCGATTTCGTGCATCCCTACAATGACCCGCGCGTGATCGCGGGGCAGGGCACCTGCTCGCGCGAGCTGCTCGAGCAGGTCGAGGGGCTGGATGCCGTCGTCGCCCCGATCGGCGGTGGCGGCATGATCTCGGGCACCTGCCTGACGCTGTCGAACCTGGCGCCGCAGGTAAGGATCTATGCCGCCGAACCGGTCAACGCGGATGACGCGGCGCGGTCGTTCCGCGCCGGGCACATCATCGCGGACGATGCGCCCGATACGGTGGCGGACGGGCTGAAGGTGCCGCTCAAGGAACTGACCTGGCATTTCGTCAGGACCCACGTGACCGATGTGCTGACCGCGACCGAGGACGAGATCGTCGACGCGATGAAGCTGACCTGGAAGCGGATGAAGATCGTGATCGAGGCATCCTGTTCGGTGCCGCTTGCCGTGATCCTGAAGAACCCCGAGGTCTTTCGCGGGCGCCGTGTCGGTGTGATCATCACCGGCGGCAACGTGGACCTCGACAAACTGCCCTGGATGAAATGA
- a CDS encoding DSD1 family PLP-dependent enzyme, with product MNIEPKFEGLEVGYDIPALPGMDEADIQTPCLILDLDALERNIRKMGDYARAHGMRHRVHGKMHKSVDVALLQERLGGSCGVCCQKVSEAEVFARGGIRDVLVSNQVRDPAKIDRLARIPKLGARTIVCVDDVANVADLSAAAVKHGTTIECLVEIDCGAGRCGVTTTPAVVEIAQAIAAAAGLKFSGIQAYQGAMQHMDSYDDRKAKIDLAVAQVKDAVDALKALGLDCDIVGGGGTGSYYFESNSGVYNELQCGSYAFMDADYGRILDQQGRRIDQGEWENALFILTSVMSHAKADKAIVDAGLKAQSVDSGLPVIFGRDDVKYVKCSDEHGVVMDPEGKLKVGDKLRLVPGHCDPTCNVHDWYVGVRGGRVEVVWPVSARGKAY from the coding sequence ATGAACATCGAGCCGAAATTCGAAGGACTGGAAGTGGGCTACGACATCCCGGCGCTGCCCGGGATGGATGAGGCCGACATCCAGACGCCCTGCCTGATCCTCGATCTGGACGCCCTGGAACGCAACATCCGCAAGATGGGCGATTACGCCCGCGCCCATGGCATGCGGCACCGCGTGCATGGCAAGATGCACAAATCGGTGGATGTGGCGCTGCTGCAGGAACGGCTGGGCGGGTCCTGCGGCGTGTGCTGCCAGAAGGTCAGCGAGGCCGAGGTTTTCGCCCGCGGCGGCATCCGGGACGTGCTGGTTTCGAACCAGGTGCGCGACCCGGCCAAGATCGACCGGCTGGCGCGCATCCCGAAACTGGGCGCGCGGACCATCGTCTGCGTCGATGACGTGGCGAATGTGGCTGACCTGTCGGCGGCGGCCGTGAAGCACGGCACGACGATCGAGTGCCTGGTCGAGATCGACTGCGGCGCCGGGCGCTGCGGCGTGACCACGACCCCGGCCGTGGTGGAGATCGCCCAGGCCATCGCGGCGGCGGCGGGGCTGAAGTTCTCGGGCATCCAGGCCTATCAGGGCGCCATGCAGCACATGGACAGCTATGACGACCGCAAGGCCAAGATCGACCTTGCCGTGGCGCAGGTGAAGGATGCGGTCGACGCGCTCAAGGCCCTCGGTCTTGACTGCGACATCGTCGGCGGCGGCGGCACCGGCAGCTACTATTTCGAAAGCAATTCGGGCGTCTACAACGAACTGCAATGCGGCAGCTATGCCTTCATGGATGCCGACTACGGCCGGATCCTCGACCAGCAGGGCCGCCGCATCGACCAGGGCGAGTGGGAGAATGCGCTGTTCATCCTGACCTCGGTCATGAGCCATGCCAAGGCCGACAAGGCCATCGTGGATGCCGGGCTGAAGGCGCAGTCGGTGGACTCGGGCCTGCCCGTGATCTTTGGCCGCGATGACGTCAAATACGTGAAGTGCAGCGACGAGCACGGGGTGGTCATGGACCCCGAGGGCAAGCTGAAGGTCGGTGACAAGCTGCGCCTCGTTCCCGGCCATTGCGACCCGACCTGCAACGTCCACGACTGGTATGTGGGCGTGCGCGGCGGCCGGGTCGAGGTGGTCTGGCCGGTCTCGGCCCGGGGCAAGGCCTACTGA
- a CDS encoding ornithine cyclodeaminase family protein yields the protein MLIVPEALIADLVSPEDAFAAVEATFAAMARGEAYNFPVVREALGEGRQYGFKSGLDRAGGMLGVKAGGYFPGNAARGMINHQSSVFLFDPDTGRPVAMVGGNLLTALRTAAASAISIDRLARRDARVLGMVGAGHQAAFQLRAAARVRRFDRVIGWNFHPDMLGRLAGVAAELGLPFEAVPLERMAEADVIVTITSSPAASLMAAHVSAGAHLACMGTDTRGKQEVEPALLARATVFCDEVAQSVTIGEAQHAVAAGLVAEADIVPLGQVLAGTHPGRTRPEEITLFDGTGVGLQDLAVADVAVRRARERGQGIEVAV from the coding sequence ATGCTGATCGTTCCCGAGGCGTTGATTGCGGACCTCGTGTCGCCCGAGGATGCCTTTGCGGCCGTCGAGGCGACCTTTGCCGCCATGGCCCGGGGTGAGGCCTACAACTTTCCCGTGGTGCGCGAGGCCCTGGGCGAGGGGCGGCAATACGGGTTCAAGTCCGGGCTGGATCGCGCGGGGGGGATGCTGGGCGTCAAGGCGGGGGGCTATTTTCCCGGCAATGCGGCGCGGGGCATGATCAACCACCAGTCCAGCGTCTTCCTGTTCGATCCCGACACCGGGCGCCCTGTGGCCATGGTGGGCGGGAATCTTCTGACCGCGCTGCGGACGGCCGCGGCCAGTGCGATCTCGATCGACCGTCTGGCGCGGCGGGATGCACGGGTGCTGGGCATGGTGGGGGCGGGGCATCAGGCCGCGTTCCAGCTGCGGGCGGCGGCCCGGGTGCGGCGCTTCGATCGGGTCATCGGCTGGAACTTTCATCCCGACATGCTGGGGCGGCTGGCCGGGGTTGCGGCGGAACTGGGCCTGCCCTTCGAGGCGGTGCCGCTGGAGCGGATGGCCGAGGCGGATGTGATCGTGACGATCACCTCCTCCCCTGCCGCCAGCCTGATGGCGGCCCATGTCTCGGCCGGGGCGCACCTTGCCTGCATGGGCACCGACACGCGCGGCAAGCAGGAGGTGGAGCCCGCGCTTCTGGCGCGGGCCACGGTGTTCTGCGACGAGGTGGCGCAATCGGTGACCATCGGCGAGGCGCAGCATGCGGTGGCGGCGGGGCTGGTGGCAGAGGCGGACATCGTGCCGCTGGGACAGGTGCTGGCAGGGACCCATCCAGGCCGGACCCGGCCCGAAGAGATCACCCTGTTCGACGGCACCGGGGTGGGCCTGCAGGACCTGGCCGTGGCCGACGTGGCGGTGCGCCGGGCGCGCGAGCGGGGGCAGGGAATCGAGGTTGCGGTCTGA
- a CDS encoding glutathione S-transferase family protein — protein sequence MTVIITAFAASPDRGQGQARDMRVRWALEEVGQPYEVRLVSFRQMKEPAHLALHPFGQIPTYQDGDLALFESGAIVLHVAGQRAGLLPEDPAARARAISWIFAAQCTVEPPILERETAHYSERDQGWHPSRLPLMEARIRERLGQLSVRLGDADWLDGAFSAGDLVMVGVLRRLNGSPLLDAYPNLAAYIARAEARPAFRRAFADQLAVFTARQRDTGG from the coding sequence ATGACAGTCATCATCACGGCCTTCGCGGCATCGCCCGACCGCGGGCAGGGACAGGCGCGCGACATGCGCGTCCGCTGGGCGCTCGAGGAGGTGGGCCAGCCCTACGAGGTCCGGCTGGTGTCGTTCCGGCAGATGAAGGAACCCGCCCATCTGGCGCTTCACCCGTTCGGGCAGATCCCGACCTATCAGGATGGCGACCTTGCGCTGTTCGAATCCGGCGCGATCGTGCTGCATGTCGCAGGGCAGCGCGCGGGGCTGCTGCCCGAAGACCCGGCCGCCCGGGCACGCGCGATCTCGTGGATTTTCGCGGCACAATGCACCGTGGAACCACCGATCCTGGAACGCGAGACTGCCCATTATTCGGAACGCGATCAGGGTTGGCACCCGTCGCGGCTGCCGCTGATGGAGGCTCGCATCCGCGAACGGCTGGGACAGCTCTCGGTCCGGCTTGGCGATGCAGACTGGCTGGACGGCGCGTTCAGTGCCGGGGACCTGGTGATGGTGGGCGTGCTGCGCCGCCTGAACGGATCGCCGCTTCTGGACGCGTACCCGAACCTTGCCGCCTATATCGCCCGGGCCGAGGCGCGGCCCGCGTTCCGGCGTGCCTTTGCGGATCAGCTTGCGGTCTTCACGGCACGACAGCGGGACACCGGCGGATGA
- a CDS encoding dihydrofolate reductase family protein, translating into MARFVCGMNVSLDGYVDHEQFAPDPALFDHWTEQVRAAAGSICGRRIYELMRYWDEDQPGWTAREHAFAAAWRGQPKWVVSRSLSEVGPNATLVSQDIETTLRGLKATLAGEIDLCGTVLAQSLTELGLIDEYRLYFHPVVLGRGTPFFAGPRPRLRLVASDRIGSDAIRLTYVPA; encoded by the coding sequence ATGGCCAGGTTTGTTTGCGGAATGAACGTATCGCTCGACGGCTACGTCGACCACGAGCAGTTCGCGCCGGACCCCGCGCTTTTCGACCACTGGACCGAACAGGTGCGCGCCGCCGCCGGCAGCATCTGCGGCCGCCGCATCTATGAACTCATGCGCTACTGGGACGAGGACCAGCCCGGCTGGACCGCCAGGGAACACGCCTTCGCGGCGGCATGGCGCGGCCAGCCGAAATGGGTCGTGTCGCGCTCGCTGTCCGAGGTCGGCCCCAATGCCACGCTGGTGTCGCAGGACATCGAGACGACGCTGCGCGGGCTCAAGGCGACACTTGCAGGCGAGATCGACCTGTGCGGCACGGTTCTGGCGCAAAGCCTGACCGAGCTTGGCCTGATTGATGAATACCGGCTCTACTTCCATCCGGTCGTCCTGGGCCGGGGCACACCCTTCTTCGCCGGGCCGCGACCGCGCCTGCGCCTTGTTGCCAGCGACCGGATCGGCAGCGACGCGATCCGTCTGACCTACGTTCCCGCCTGA